The following are encoded in a window of Corythoichthys intestinalis isolate RoL2023-P3 chromosome 8, ASM3026506v1, whole genome shotgun sequence genomic DNA:
- the casp3a gene encoding caspase-3a: MSTNGPAGIDTTDARKGDGQASLGSVDVDARQAKSHSYRYSLDFPSIGQCIIINNKNFDSRTGMNQRNGTDVDAGNAMQVFAKLGYKCRLYNDQTVAQMKQVLTAVSKEDHGSNASLVCVLLSHGDEGVFFGTDGSLELKQLTSLFRGDRCKTLVGKPKLFFVQACRGTELDAGIEADGGEDGVSRIPVEADFLYAYSTAPGYYSWRNTMTGSWFIQSLCEMLSAHGKTLELLHILTRVNYKVALDFESVSTAPGFDAKKQIPCVVSMLTKEMYFTP; the protein is encoded by the exons ATGTCGACTAACGGGCCCGCCGGAATTGACACGACGGACGCGAGAAAAGGCGATGGACAAGC GTCTCTAGGTTCGGTGGACGTGGATGCCCGGCAAGCCAAGTCGCACAGTTACCGATACAGCCTCGATTTCCCCTCCATAGGACAATGCATCATCATCAACAACAAGAATTTTGACAGCAGAACAG GGATGAATCAGCGCAACGGCACCGACGTGGACGCGGGCAACGCCATGCAAGTCTTCGCCAAGTTGGGTTACAAGTGTAGACTTTACAATGATCAGACGGTTGCCCAGATGAAACAGGTTTTGACTGCAG TGTCCAAGGAGGATCACGGGAGCAACGCGTCCCTGGTTTGCGTGCTGCTGAGTCACGGCGACGAAGGCGTCTTCTTCGGCACCGACGGCTCCCTGGAGCTCAAGCAGCTCACTTCGCTTTTCCGCGGGGATCGCTGCAAGACGCTGGTGGGGAAGCCAAAACTCTTCTTCGTACAG GCGTGCAGAGGCACCGAGCTGGACGCCGGCATCGAAGCGGACGGCGGCGAGGACGGCGTGTCCAGGATCCCCGTCGAGGCCGACTTCCTCTACGCCTACTCCACCGCGCCGG gctACTACTCGTGGAGGAACACCATGACGGGCTCGTGGTTCATCCAATCGCTGTGCGAGATGCTGAGCGCGCACGGTAAAACGCTGGAGCTGCTGCACATCCTGACCCGCGTCAACTACAAAGTGGCGCTGGACTTTGAGTCCGTGTCCACGGCTCCGGGCTTCGACGCCAAGAAGCAGATCCCCTGCGTGGTGTCCATGCTGACCAAGGAGATGTACTTTACGCCTTGA